A stretch of Desulfuromonadales bacterium DNA encodes these proteins:
- a CDS encoding MFS transporter, with product MNNIRKLYAFSFLKMTLFPMAVITLFWKDHIGLSLAQILLLQGIFSLATLLMEYPSGYLSDHLGYRFSLLFASALGVAGWGFYTVADSFAGVLLAEILLGVSFAFISGADSALLFESLRQQGREDEYARFDGRMSGCAQAGEAAGALFAGLLYAAAPLLPFFIQVGVWLLALGLCRTLKEPPREPHVAPASHLGAALRTCRLALVDNREMRYTMLLATVLGIASYFPVWLIQPYMQQTGVPIAWFGPVWAGANLTVALFSLLSHRFHFRLGEKGMAVLFLGLIVTGYLGLGLTGGVWSCLFYYLLTAMRGLQGPLLRTRLQNVSSRENRASILSLKSLIFRLLFVASGPLVGHLADTAGLQATFLLLAGVFAVALVPLSRFYLRHARS from the coding sequence CGGTCATCACCCTCTTCTGGAAGGACCACATCGGCCTCAGCCTGGCGCAGATTCTGCTGCTGCAGGGAATATTCTCCCTCGCCACCCTGCTCATGGAATATCCTTCCGGGTATCTGAGCGACCATCTCGGCTACCGCTTCTCGCTGCTTTTCGCCTCGGCTCTGGGAGTGGCCGGCTGGGGGTTTTACACGGTGGCCGACTCCTTCGCCGGCGTGCTGCTGGCCGAAATCCTGCTCGGCGTCTCCTTCGCCTTCATCAGCGGCGCCGACAGCGCCCTGCTCTTCGAAAGCCTGCGTCAGCAGGGCCGGGAAGACGAGTACGCCCGGTTCGACGGGCGGATGAGCGGCTGCGCCCAGGCCGGAGAGGCGGCCGGCGCCCTCTTTGCCGGCCTGCTGTATGCTGCCGCTCCCCTGCTCCCCTTCTTCATCCAGGTCGGCGTCTGGCTGCTCGCCCTTGGCCTGTGCCGCACGCTCAAGGAGCCTCCCCGAGAGCCTCACGTCGCGCCCGCCTCACACCTGGGGGCCGCCCTGCGCACCTGCCGCCTGGCGCTGGTCGACAACCGCGAGATGCGTTACACCATGCTGCTGGCCACGGTGCTGGGGATCGCCTCCTACTTTCCCGTCTGGCTCATCCAGCCCTACATGCAGCAGACCGGCGTGCCGATCGCCTGGTTCGGACCGGTCTGGGCCGGCGCCAACCTGACGGTCGCCCTCTTCTCCCTGCTCAGCCACCGCTTTCATTTTCGTCTCGGTGAAAAGGGGATGGCCGTTCTTTTCCTCGGCCTGATCGTCACCGGCTATCTCGGGCTGGGACTGACCGGCGGGGTCTGGAGCTGCCTTTTCTACTACCTGCTCACCGCCATGCGCGGCCTGCAGGGCCCGCTGCTGCGCACCCGCCTGCAGAACGTCAGCAGCCGGGAGAACCGGGCCAGCATCCTCTCGCTGAAATCCCTCATCTTCCGTCTGCTGTTCGTCGCATCCGGCCCTCTCGTCGGTCATCTTGCCGACACTGCGGGACTGCAGGCGACCTTCCTGCTGCTGGCGGGGGTTTTCGCCGTAGCGCTTGTCCCACTCAGCCGCTTCTATCTGCGACATGCGCGGTCTTGA